Below is a genomic region from Hevea brasiliensis isolate MT/VB/25A 57/8 chromosome 3, ASM3005281v1, whole genome shotgun sequence.
CAAATTAACATTTTGAAAAAGCgattgagtgatgagtttgagatgaaggattcGGGTACTGTAAAGAAGATATTGAGAATAGAAATTACTAGGGATAGAAGTATTAGGAAGTTTTTCTTGTCTCAGcaggcctatgttgagaaagtgcttaaacgtttcaacatgaataatgctaagcctatAACTGTTCCGTTTGCtacccatttcaagttatctgtAGACATGTAGTCAAAAACATATGAGAAGATGGAGCACATATCTAGTATTCCCTATTCGAGTGCTattggtagcatcatgtatgctatggtttGCATCCAacctgacatttcacatgcagttagtgttgtgagtaAATACATGGCGTATCCTTGGAAAGAGCATTAGCAGGCAGTGAAATGGGTTCTGAGGTATTCGAAGGGTACTACAAATGTTGGTATGACATTCAACAGGGCCAAGACGAGTGATTCAATTATTAGCTATGTGGATTTAGATTTTGTAAGAGACTTCGACAAGATGAGATCTTTGGtaggttatttgtttactctctCTGGAAATATTATTAGTTGGAAGGCAACATTGTAAGCTACAATTACTTTGTCTACAACAGAGGCTGAATATATGACTTTAGCAAAGACAGTAAATGAAGTTTTATGGTTACAGGGTTTGGTGGACGATCTTCGGTTGATACAAAACAAGCCAACAATGTTTTATGATAACCAAAGTGTAATACATCTCACAAAAAATTAGATGTATCATGAGTGAACTAAGCACATTGATatcagatatcacttcattcaGGATATTGTATTTCAGGAGACTGTAGTTATACAGAAAGTCTCTACACGTGATAATCCAGCAGATATAATGGCCAAAGGAGTCTCAATCAGCAAGTTTAGGCATCGCCTAGACTTAGTTGGTATTCGTAATGCTCAATAGTGCCCTTGCGAGGACATATGACAAGACAGAATGTTTATAGTGAAaatttttctctcgtcttatccaTGGACCTAGACCTTACGGTCGAACCATTATACTCTGTGTTATTTATCTTCTCTTTTCTTATACTGTGTGATTGTACGATTGTGTGTATTTTTTAGATTTACGTGCCTGCTATAGCATTTTCTTTATGGCCGGCAAGTTTATTACCCACCTGCAAGATGCAGCCTGTGCTAACCAACATAGATAATGGAACTTGAGGAATGCATGAGAATAGACAAGCCGATAACTATGCCATTCCATTTTCTTGTCTTTCTGCTATTTCTTCATCTTCAGTAAATCAAGTTATCATGTTATGCCAAATTTTCCACCTCCATCATCATCAAATATTTCGAGTTTCGACAGACAATTGAATCAAATGTAAATAAAAGTTTAAAGCGTTTGAAGATTGCAAAAACTTTTTCATAAATGTGAAGCATCCCAAATAAGTTGTTGCAGGCTTAGGTGGAGAACTGGATCAGTATTCTTTTACCAACATTTTTCATGACCAAGGATTCTGTTTATCCATCAAAAGATGCTTGCACCACCAGAGCAGAAACCCTTGGACTTTGCAAAGCCACATAATAAAAATAGAGACAAATAATTCAAAACGGTCCAACTAGTTATTTGGTTTCCAAGCTTGATCTTGATATTTACTTGCACatgttcagcattttaaattacaTTGAGAGACACAAACAAAGAAGGGATGGAAATAACACAAACTTGGAAGGGAGAAACATCAATTGCTAATTGCTTTTCCATTAGGAAATGGAAACAAGTGAAAGAAAATTACAGTAAAATATTCCTGTTATCAGCTTGAATGCAGATAAATTATTCCTCAGAAATCATGTAATGAAGACAACAAATGTTACACATTGTTGATACTTAACACTAAGTCGTTAACAAATTGGATCAATTCCTGGCATCTAAGGCCATGATGGTTCTAAGATTCATAGGGACCATGTAATTGGTAGAGCCAGAGAACATCGCTTCAACAATCAGCCTATTTGCCTTCTCAGATGGATGGAACGGATCCCAGAATGCATACTCACCTCTGTTTGGACATAAGTTTGATGCTGCTGTGCATAGTCCAAGACCATTGTATTGTCCCTGTCCACAACAGGCAACCTGTGATGTAGTGAATCCTGCAGACCAAGAAATAGATGAGTCTTTGAGTACCATTCTCTCATGCTATGTAATTTAGTACATATCTCTATATATATACCATATGCTTGGGGATTACTGATGAAATCCGTGTGCATTCTTTGTGTATTTGCACCGATGAACACATTTTTGCCAATTCTTTTGTTCAGTCCTTTGAGCATCTCAACAAGTTGAGGGTTGTACAAGGAAGCAGCTCGCTGAAGTTCAGCAGAGCAACCACCATTTGTGCCCCGCAAAGCTAGTTCTGCTGGAACGCAGCCCAGTGGTCCAGTACCTGTCACGAGAACTCTTCTTGCTCCCAATTTATATAGTTCCTGCAATGTATAATTAATAATGGAGTCAGCAAATAATATTTGCTATACCCAGTTGTACAGGATTGCTTTTTCTAACTAGAAACCTCAAAGACTTGATGAAACTATTAATGGAGGAGACTGCTTTAatgaaaaagtggacagccagataaaaaaaaaaagacagatGAAAAGTTGCCTTTTTTTCTCAAAGCCCAAACATGTCTCTCTTGTGCAACCTTATTCAATTGTTCACACAAGCAAATAACCTTGCCCCACATTCAGCGTGCTCGATCAATTTCTTGTCCCTGTTGCTAAATTCCAAGCAAAGTAGgccaaaaaaggaaaaagaaattacCATTAATAATTTTTTGTACTCTGAAATGAGGTACTTGACATAATCTGGCAAAGGAAATTGGCGAGACCTAGCAGAATAGGGAAGCAAGTAATAGTTGTTCACAAAATCATTGCCACCGACAGCGATCAGGATTAGTGCTCCATTTACAAGTTGCTTAGTTCGATCACCTCCAATAAGATCACGAACCCGCTGCTGGTATTCTTGAAAGCATTCCAACTGTTTATCCATTCTGATAATGTTCAGCTGCAAATTTCACCCGTTAGGGCCATAATTTTAGGCAGAATTATACATCAGCAAATAATTCTGCTGCCACTTAAGTTTAGTAACAGAAGGAGCATTCTTTTAGGTCATTGCTTGACACTTACGAATTGAACCCCAGTGTCATTGAGGATTCCAATCCCAGCAGAAGCAAAATTGGCACCATTAAGCAACCTTTGTGCAGTTAGTTCTGGACTCAGGTATGGCAATACAGGTTCTGCTCCGATTCTCTCACCTGGAAATGCATAAAATTCACACAAGTGATGAATttgaaatacatatttatttcatTACCTTCTACTAAGAAAAGCAAATCCCATTAATGTAAATGCTATATATAATCAGAAACACTGCAAAACACAACTGATAATGTCTGGAATGTTAAGGCCATTAGAGAAACGGCCTGTGGGACGATGAGTTGGGTAATCAATTCCATAAGGAGGAGAATCTGCACGGGCAGTTGTTGCAAGGTAGTTGTTATTGCCGCTGTCCACGAGTGAATCACCAAACACAAAGAATGCTCGAGCCTCAGATTGCAGAACAACACCTGCAGCTACTGCTAAAAGGAAAAACACAATCTTGGTAATGGATGGAATTGAAATAGTAGCTATTGGCATTATTCCaagaatttaatatatatattaatgtagCTATATAACTAGCTAGTTTTTGTTATtggaaaaataattattgagatgGGGTTTATATGTAGCTTGGTGGGCTTCAACTTCATTGAATAAAGAGGAGCTTGAAACATAAAATGCAAACCAGAATAGGTGGTTGTGTATTACTGCAACTACTTGCTGCAATCTTGAATTAATTCATGCTATTGCTACCAATCTTTTTGTACGTTTCAGATCAAAAGTTAGCTTTTCCCGAGCTAGTTCATGTGACGAAAGTTCATGTGACGAATAGTTGTTCCATAACTAAGTATTTTGGGTTAAACTCTGTCCTTAATTTCTAGTAGTAATCAATTCCTTAATTTCTAGTTATAATCAATCTTATTTTGCTTATTTATTAAGCCATATTAAGAATCAACACTTGATAATGAAAAATATATCTCTTGACTTTTCATCATTTAGAACGTTAATGAAAAttgatcaataaaaaaaatttctggcaaaaaaaataaaattaaatcaaattttgaaGTTTTACAGACTTATAAAgggaaagaaaaagaggtagaatACAAAGGCAAGTGGGAGCCATGACCTTTAActcttccaaaattttctttttatatttatatactctcatgaaaattttattttattttaattattggctctaaataatttttattattttattatgataTAGGTTAAtgtgaaatattaattttttttatttttctcatatatttaataaatttttaatataggcactgaaaatttttaatttaactatatTTTATTGTGTATTTTTTAATGTATAATATTAACTCATAAAAATATAAAACAACGAGTGTAGTTAAtcatttttcaaattaatttcatGTATAACATTGTCCCCTTAAGAGAAATTTTGTAACCCCAAAAGTTTAATGCACCCCTTTTGTTTATTTTGATTCGTTATATTTCCtaatttgttttttatttttggcttattctatatatatatatatatatatatatatatatatatatatatatatatatatatatatatatatatatatatatatataataatcacttaacatattttttttaattttcactatataatgaattaaatttaattatttattattttgagaATATTGtacttattaattataaaaaaattgaattaaaaatgtaaTACGATTAcacttttttaaataatttagtggctaatttatacattaaaaaaataatatatgtacatatatattaCTGATTTTTTTATGTAAGGGTATCCTTTGTATTTGTTCTACATATGATTAATCATTTTGAACTTCGTAACAATCCCTTTTAATGATATATTCTCCAATTAAAAAAACATAAACCCACATGGCCATAACCCAATGATGGCACTTTTAACAGCCTAGTAAGATGGCTTAGGTCAAAATCTAGAGATATATCAATAGTAATTTGGAGAAAGGGGCTATAAAGATTCCAATTAGTTAGAAATTAAGTAGTTTAAATTACTACCATTTTTTCATTTAAACCATCTAATGTaccaaaagaaaaaaatcaattcAACAACCGTTATACAAACTGATTAATTAAAGACATCACATTCGACAATTGGGTTCTAAGACAATTCAACGCATGAATATCCTCAGAAAATCAACCACTACATTAAACATGTACTATTAAACTTAAAGGAACAAATATTTTTGAAGAAAATGCAATTCTTTAGGTCTTGGAGTCCAAGGCCAAAATGGTGCTAAGGTTCATGGGGTTCATGTATTGGGTGGAGCCATTCAGGATTTGTTGAGCAAGGTATCCGTTTACCCTCTCTGATGGATGGAATGGATCCCAAAACACATATTCATCCCTGTTAGAGCACAAGTTTGATAAGGATGTGCATAGTCCTAGACCGTTATAAGGCCCTTGCCCACAACAAGCTTCCTTTGAATTGGTAAATCCTGCATATAAACCAGCAACATTAAATCAATAACAAATGATCTTAATCCATTTAAACAATGAACTTTTGTTCAGTAATACTGAAGTTGGTTTCAGAACCGTGAGGTTACAAGTTGAAACCTCAGTTGGAGCCCAGTTAATCTAAAAAATATGATAAGAATTCAGAATTAACTTACCAAATGCTTGAGGATTACTGAGAAAGTCAGCATTCATTCGGCCTGTATTTGCTGCAATGAAGATGTCTGAACCATATTGATTGTTGAGTTCTTTGATCATTTCAGTAAGCTGAGGATTGTACAAATTTGCAGCCTGTTGCAGCTCATCTGAGCATTGCCCATTTTCGCCCCTCAAGGCCAATTCTGCAGGGACACAACCCAATGGACCTGTGCCAGTTACAAGAACCCTCCGTGCTCCAAGATCATATAGTGTCTGAAGAAGTTTTCTGTACTCAGAGATGAGAAACTTCACATAATCTGGCAGCGAATACTGCTGAGACCTTAAGGAGTTAGGCACCAAGAAATAATTGTTAACAAAATCATTCCCACCAACTGTGATAAGTACAAGAGCCTCATTAACAAGTTTCTTGGTCTGTTCAGCTCCAATGTGAATAGCCACTCGCTGCTGGTATTCTTGGAAGAACTCAAATTGTTGAAACATTCTAAGTATATTTACCTGAAAATACATCATTAATTAATTAGAGATTTAAACTATTCAAGTCTTAAAATTAActagaaattattaaaattaatgttgCACTTACAAACTGAATTCCAGTGTCATTGAGGATTCCAATTCCAGCAGAAGCAAAATTGGCACCAACAAGTAGCTTCTTTCCAGTAAGCTCTGGACTCAAGTATGGCAACAGGAGCTCCGAGCCAAGTGCTTGACCTACAAAAATAGGTGAACACATCACGTGTTAGTCaagcaaaaattgaaaaatatatgCTGTAATGCACACAAAGGTCGTAGCAGCACAAAAATTAACTGATAAAGTCAGGGATATTAAGGCCATTGGAGAACCGGCCGGTGGGTAAATGAGTCGGAAAATCAATGCCGTAAGGTGGAGTGTCTGCTCGTGCAGTGGTGACTAAGTAATTGTTGTTGCCATGGTCAACTAGTGAATCTCCAAACACAAAGAAAGCTCTAGCCTCGACTCGAGGAGAAAGAATTACAATTGTCATGAGTAAGGCTAAGCTGATTGAGGAAATGAGAATTGAACTTGCCATGGAATTGGATTCTAAGAAATTCTTGAGTAGGAAATGTGTTTTCAGAAACCGTTGCTGTGTGGATTCAAGAGTGAGGAGAGACATATATAAGTAGAAGTGGCGATGTGGGTGGAGGAAAAATTTAAGTCCAACTAACTGAATTTGGCAGAGGTAGTTGTGCATGGGACGCTGCTGACCTTTTAATGCATTATTAAGAAGACCTGCATTAATATTCTAGTAATTAAGACAGTCTTTTTTTAACTGGACTAATTATAAGGATTTTAACTTCTGTTGGACAGCATTTGGTAAGCATTTAAAGTCGGAAACTTTTGTCTAGCCAGCTTTTTTATCAAATAATCCCAATATAATTGCACAACTTCAAAAAATGGTGAGATTATCTATCATAAATTCTCTGCTCTCCTCTCCTTTCCTctcctcttttctttctttttcgcaTCTCTTTTTTGGTGGCCACAAGTGAGTTTTTCATTGGTAACTACCTCAGATTGATTtactatatttattttatttttttttgttaatttttttaataaactttCATATCTGTATTTGTTTGGACCAAGAGTTTATCTCTTCATATTTGTGACTATTAAATTTAGGGTTCTTCTCCAATATTAATGTCATGTTCTCTCATTAGCGGGTTTTATTTTCTCTCCTaggttttgttttattttttttgcaaTATTTAGAGGGAGCTTTTTGGTAGTTGGAGATACAATCTAGatcattaattttttctttttattagagactttaaatttttaaatgtgAGTATTGATCTCCTATCAATAGAATCTGTTGTGTAAAATGTTCCTCCATTGATATTTGATGGTTTAATCTATATCGTGAGCCACATAGTTAGTAAGCTCTCAAAAGACAATATTATAGAACAAGGTTTCTTTATTAgtcattcaaaataaaaaaagagagtATTATTTTACTCTAATCAGATCACCtttaaatagaaaatttttaattatatatatttatattgttttatgagaatattatgttaaatttattttataatttttattaatgaatcgtcaaattttattaaaataaattacttatcataaattcaaaatacttgaacatttaaagtaaattttaggcaattaataattttttcattACAAATTTGAAGAAATCTAATCTAACATTAATAGAATCTAAAATCCATTATTATCTAATCTGAACTCCAAACCATAACCGGACCACTAACTATTTTCAATCTTCATAGAGGTAGTCATTTTTTGACCCATCAATTTGATTTGAGATATGTAACCCACTTAAATCCACACTCGAAACTCCAATGATCGAAGAATATTGAGGATCAATTAATGACTTGCATAacctaattcatttcaattgattcaatcaatttaaattttaacaacaaaaagaaataaataaaataaaattaacttcttaaataaaaattatttcatacgaATTTATTCATAACATGTAAATTGacgtaaaattattttatatagcgATGATTCAAACTTGCTCTGAAAGTaataaatctaaaataaattataatacctTCTCTATCATCAGATgattattatcttttttttttaatgaaacatGACAGATTTTCTTATCTAGACTTAAATTATCATgaacttaaaatataaaatatgataaatACATTTATTTATATGAGTtctacatatttatattttgattGAGTTTAAGTAAGAATTTTTTGAATTCCTTCTTGCCGAGCCAAAAAAGATGGCTGTTTAACTTAGCAAAGGTGGGAAGCCACGGCAGAAATTTTTAGAGGAGTTTCGTATATGAGCAGAGAAATGGAGGCTCGGCGTCGTGCATGCAACtattaaaataaaactaaaatgatCGAATGAAATTGTTAAAGCCGTAGAAACAGCTGAAACCGCAAATCCCTGACTGAAACAAATTAATGCTATTCAGCTACAACACTTTACTTAAGCTTAAATCCCAacctttttttttataagcacaaAGTCACATGCAAGCAAACCTTGATCACCACTTCCAGCAAAAAGTATTTTACTTCCACTACTTTACAAGAAAAGACCTACTCGAGTGATCACAGTTGTTATATAAaagattttttatatataaaaatggagaaaaaaaaaacaattatttCTAGCCAGATGAATTTTCTGCCacctaatatataattatatatttctttctaaattaGTTTTATTATTACACTCCtattaaacaatttttttttatatttccctTGATTTCCTTCTGAATTAAGACATAATTAACACACATACGCgcgcacacatatatatataatatcttATTAATATAATTAGGCTAATTCGCCCACGTAGTTTTGAATCTGCTTTGATCAATAATTATTTAGCACTTAGACATTTATAGTAGAGCAGTGtggatatttttaattttttaaaattattagtaggataaataataaaaaatatttaaatttagaaaaaaattaaaaatttaataaataaaaatttaatttttaaaaatatacctTATAAATATTTGTGAAAACTCTTATTCATCATCTctgcattttttttttactataattTTTAAGATCTGATAATgtacatttaattttttatattaaaatttagtagaattgttttttttttttagtaaatatagatatatattaatttttttttaaaaattatattaactaTTAAGAAAACTTAAAAGCTACATATCAATTAGTGGTAATAATAAGActaatgaattttatttaatataatataatatatatatatatatatatatatatatatatatgtgtgtgtgtgtgtgtgtgtgtgtgtgggtttttaaattttttaaataattaaaaaaattattagaagcGAAATTCAATGTTTtaagattttttattttattataataaaatttttaattaattaataatacttttattattataattataaatttactatattagaaattataataggattttttatatgaataaaattattattaaaataatattaaattttaatttatattaattatgttaatattagaatttaaaattatttagagattTAATGACAAAAATATCATTACTAAAAGCTATTAACGATCAAATAGTAGAAATGTGCCTCTCACTGTTTAAAGTATTAACGACATATTTACAGTCGCTAATGATATTTGTCACTAAACACGTTATTCATCACTAAATTTAATTACATGTTAGCATATATCAGTGACAAATTGATCGTCGCTAAACAATCTTATTAACAACGAACTAtaactaaaaatatttttaataatatttttataatagtatAAACAATAAAGAATATTTTTGTCTATTCCAATATTTCTCTCTCActtaatatgtatatatatatatagaaatataTTACTGTAACTTATGGTACTAATATATAGCTTGTGAAAAGGGgtgatttcatattattgaatttATAGGTATTCCAATTCATAATAAGTAATGGTAACACATCCATCTTAAAATATAGAAACTGATTAAGAGTGTGAAAACATAACATCCATCTTAGAAGATGGAAGCTGATCATTAAGTAATGGAAAAACAAAACAATTCTATTGTGTGTATTTCATTGCACATTCACTAAAACAAGTGCATGTAATTGTTTTCTACATATATTATAAATATCCATAAATAACCTAAAATCATTATTGTGTATCTACTCAAAAGatgatattaataatattttcattatttttaaatACAATGAGATTTTTTGAGATTCTGTTGAATCTCAAAATTTTCTCTCAGAGaagaaaaacttttaattttctaaatCACGTGTTACACGTAAGTAATACTAACTTTAGACAAGTTAGAGATGACCTAATTTGGATTCTACAATTGAGCTTAATTACACGTGATGGCTTTAGATTAGCTAGACAATAAGTTTTGGATTCTGTGACCAATCATGGTTAATTCAATTCTATGTGCCACCTTCACTTTTCTTGGCTTATATATAACCTAGACATCTTAAACATCTACATTGTAGTTAGCAAGTGTTGAGGTAGCTTTAGTATTTGACTATTagagtttttatttttaatttcttttccatTTCTGTTGTTCAGATAGTAGCTATTATTTTATTCCTTTGATATCTATCTAAATATGGTGACtatctatttgatttttttttttgttcaaaatGTAATTTTCACTCATTTTAATCAACTCGGGTTATTAATAATCTAAACataaaatttaattacttaacAATAGCTAGAGGGTGTTTTAACCTAGCTAGAATCATATACTATCATGTTCTTGTTGAATACTTGTTATGATTGTTTACTCTTAACAATAGTAACTTCATGTATGCAGAAAAGCAGAGAATTGTGTATTTGAGAAAGGCATGTCTACTTCACAGAATTCAACAG
It encodes:
- the LOC110652657 gene encoding GDSL esterase/lipase At5g33370-like, producing the protein MPIATISIPSITKIVFFLLAVAAGVVLQSEARAFFVFGDSLVDSGNNNYLATTARADSPPYGIDYPTHRPTGRFSNGLNIPDIISERIGAEPVLPYLSPELTAQRLLNGANFASAGIGILNDTGVQFLNIIRMDKQLECFQEYQQRVRDLIGGDRTKQLVNGALILIAVGGNDFVNNYYLLPYSARSRQFPLPDYVKYLISEYKKLLMELYKLGARRVLVTGTGPLGCVPAELALRGTNGGCSAELQRAASLYNPQLVEMLKGLNKRIGKNVFIGANTQRMHTDFISNPQAYGFTTSQVACCGQGQYNGLGLCTAASNLCPNRGEYAFWDPFHPSEKANRLIVEAMFSGSTNYMVPMNLRTIMALDARN
- the LOC110664271 gene encoding GDSL esterase/lipase At5g33370-like, giving the protein MSLLTLESTQQRFLKTHFLLKNFLESNSMASSILISSISLALLMTIVILSPRVEARAFFVFGDSLVDHGNNNYLVTTARADTPPYGIDFPTHLPTGRFSNGLNIPDFISQALGSELLLPYLSPELTGKKLLVGANFASAGIGILNDTGIQFVNILRMFQQFEFFQEYQQRVAIHIGAEQTKKLVNEALVLITVGGNDFVNNYFLVPNSLRSQQYSLPDYVKFLISEYRKLLQTLYDLGARRVLVTGTGPLGCVPAELALRGENGQCSDELQQAANLYNPQLTEMIKELNNQYGSDIFIAANTGRMNADFLSNPQAFGFTNSKEACCGQGPYNGLGLCTSLSNLCSNRDEYVFWDPFHPSERVNGYLAQQILNGSTQYMNPMNLSTILALDSKT